A genomic window from Streptomyces mirabilis includes:
- a CDS encoding helix-turn-helix domain-containing protein — MTMPLGADPCMTDLLDRLLVSVDSLTDELTAEILNGERSYAEGMLLSHEQLRAPVHDNLCTLLAALKNGGVPTSMDAPRAAGRLKAEQGIPLAALLHAFRLGGRFIWDRLLAMALGKDSAAWLLHRASDIWLIIDECSSAAAEAYRVAVEEQVCRDAAARRVMLTTLLDGTAGNSSRAWEAMRVLRLDRKGPFLVVCGEINDGVGPLPTVEGQLRAVDIDGEWIHRAGSLLGLLALPNEQLVVAVEELLDGIALSRVGISRPFASLMDAPNARREAQLAAQCLPPGTPGTHVYGSSPIALLAAASPDAASEVARTVFGPLLTLPTTERAVLLDTLGVWFATGGSTTVAAEHLHCHRNTVLYRLGRITELTGRRTSDADSCAELYVALQAVRLGTIPE; from the coding sequence ATGACCATGCCGCTGGGCGCCGACCCGTGCATGACTGATCTGCTCGACCGGCTCCTGGTCTCGGTGGACTCACTGACCGACGAACTGACCGCCGAGATCCTCAACGGCGAGCGCTCGTACGCCGAGGGCATGCTGCTGAGCCACGAGCAGTTGCGCGCCCCCGTGCACGACAACCTGTGCACGCTGCTGGCAGCCTTGAAAAACGGGGGTGTGCCCACCAGCATGGACGCCCCGCGGGCGGCGGGCCGGCTCAAGGCCGAACAAGGCATCCCGCTGGCCGCTCTGCTGCATGCCTTCCGTCTCGGCGGGCGGTTCATCTGGGACCGGCTGCTGGCGATGGCCCTCGGCAAGGACAGCGCAGCCTGGCTGCTGCACAGGGCCTCGGACATCTGGTTGATCATCGACGAGTGCTCCAGCGCCGCTGCCGAGGCCTACCGCGTCGCGGTGGAGGAACAGGTATGCCGCGATGCCGCCGCACGGCGCGTCATGCTCACCACGCTGCTCGACGGCACCGCGGGGAACAGCTCCAGGGCCTGGGAGGCCATGCGGGTCCTGCGGCTGGACCGCAAAGGACCGTTCCTGGTGGTGTGCGGCGAGATCAACGACGGCGTCGGCCCTCTGCCGACGGTCGAGGGACAGCTGCGGGCGGTCGACATCGACGGCGAGTGGATCCACCGGGCAGGCAGCCTGCTCGGCCTCCTCGCCCTGCCGAACGAGCAGCTGGTCGTCGCGGTGGAGGAACTCCTCGACGGCATCGCACTTTCCCGCGTGGGCATCAGCCGGCCCTTCGCCTCGCTCATGGACGCGCCGAACGCTCGACGGGAGGCCCAACTGGCGGCCCAGTGCCTGCCACCCGGGACCCCCGGCACACACGTCTACGGGAGCTCGCCGATAGCCCTGCTCGCGGCGGCCTCCCCCGACGCCGCTTCCGAGGTGGCCCGTACGGTCTTCGGGCCGCTGCTCACCCTGCCGACGACGGAACGAGCCGTCCTGCTCGACACCTTGGGCGTCTGGTTCGCCACCGGCGGCTCGACCACAGTGGCCGCCGAGCACCTGCACTGCCACCGCAACACCGTCCTGTACCGGCTGGGCAGGATCACCGAACTGACCGGCCGGCGAACCAGCGACGCGGACTCCTGCGCGGAGCTCTACGTTGCCCTGCAGGCCGTGCGACTGGGCACCATCCCGGAATGA